CACAGTTTACCTTTCATATGGTTCTTCCAGAGTCACACAGATGCAactcattaaaaaaacataaggtACTTGGAGATCAACTGAAGATAACAAATGAGCTCACACCAGATAGTTCAAGAGATTCACATGCATAAGGCGGATAGTAGCAATGCAGATCAACTGGAGATAACGAATGAGCTCACACCAGAAGAAGCGAGAAGCTATGCGATATCCCAATTGCCTCGGGAAATCTCAAAGCACATTCGTTTTGCCTTCGACTCACCTGGTTATGAACCGTTCTTTGCTTCTCAACTGGGTATATACGCACCACAGAAAGCGTGGGATGTGGCTAGAAGAGCCAGCATGAGGTCACGAGCCAAAGCATCAAAGAAGAATTGAAAGGAGAAGCAGAAAATAGATATGAGTTGTGTTGTACATTTAGGCTGTCACACCATACTGGAAGTTTTGTTAGGCCAGTATTGGAAATATGTAGAAATCTTCGGTTTGGCGTCTTTGTTTGTAATGCATTTAGTTTTCAAAGTCTTTATTCTGGGGTATTTAGGCACAAATGAGAAGACAAACGCTCAATTTTATAGATATAGAAGCCTCTCCTACAAACTTTTTTATAGCAATCACCtcaacaacagaaaaaaatgatgtgtttctttttttctaggGGAAATTCGAACTCCActtagaaaaaagaagagaaaagggCACATCTACAATGATACATAGGCAATAAAACTGgaacttcaaaaaattatatatggtcgggaccacaaaaaaaaacagagaaatcacaaaaaataatcagGGGTCTTCCGAGTAGTATCAGGTTCAACTTGTCGAGGAGCTGGATCGAACTGGAGGAAGTTTTGCTCCATGTTCTCTCCTATCTCTAGAATGGCAGCCATGTTTCCACACCGGTAGCAATAGTTTGGTGCACTAAACACAGTCACCACATTCTTATCCTGTTACCATACAAAGGAGAGATCAACGATTCAATCTGAGAGAGAGACTAATCATGCCGTAAGAATGTTCATACCTGACACCAGTTAAAACCTTCCATGACAAGTTGATGCGCTCTTGATATGAGACTTAGTCCATTGTTGTGATTAAATTGAGCTGCGATATCCTGTCCAAATGTATAACCAGCACCTCGTGGAGATATTCCCCATCCACATCGATCATCAGGATCAGACCATAATAAATCACACATAGGTCCTTCGTGTGGAACCTACAGATCACACATCATACATAGTTCAAAGAGCTGAACAATAAGATGTCATAAAAAATTCCAAACGTTTGTGCTCTTTGTAATTGTATCTTAAGTAGAGACAAGACACTGAGACCCAGGAAGGACTCATAACTCTTCCAACTAAGTCCACACTAAGGCCTTTAGCAGAGAACAAGAAGGTTACCTCCTGTATCCGATCCAAGCTTCGGATATTATCAAGAGTATCCAGAGAAGGTGAAAGCCCTCCATGCAAACAGAAAACctacaaaatttgatgaagTCAAAAAGCTGTACTTAGAAAAAGATGTATCAAACACCAACTGAGAAAGAACAGCTCTAACCTGACTCTCTATGAGGGCGGTAAGAGGAAGATAATCGAAAAGGTCTGTAAAATACTTCCAGACGTTAGCATTTCCGTACTTCCTCAAGCATTCGTCATAAAAACCATAGctgaaacagagaagcaaaACATGCATCAAAACAGGATAGTACTTTGCTGATCAGCCAGAAACCAATGAAGAAAAGTACGATTCGCTCAAATATAAGcttatttcaaaacaaaagcttaCACTTGAGTAATCTGCCGACTCTCGTGATTCCCTCGTAAGATTGTAAGTCTATCCCTGTATCGCACTTTTAGTGCCACCAATAGAGAAACTGTCTCTACTGAATAGTAGCCACGATCTGCAAAGAACAAAGCAAGACAATGAGAAACCAACAACACTCCTTTTAAACTAAATCTAGCTGTCACCATCTTATGGTACACCAACGAATGGTTAAAGTTCCAAGGATCTAAAGACTAGAATTCAAGGGAAGTGCAATAATGAAAGTGAGCATCAACAAGTCTCTATATTGGGAAGTTTCAGTACCTAccattccaaaaaaaaacagaacccaCAAGTAACTCACTctagataaataaaaaggtgGATACTTTTCCAAGAATTCACCATTTTGGAATGATCCAAAAACACAGAtctaaaatgagaaaaaaaagtaaaaaccccaaaaataaaatcgaaagaagaagaaagacagaCCTACATAGTCTCCCATGAAGAGGTAGTTAGTATCAGGAGCGTTGCCACCGATACGAAAGAGCTCAATAAGGTCATAAAACTGGCCGTGAATATCGCCGCAAACGGTAACAGGACACTTCACCGGCTGAACATTATATTCCTCGACAAGGATCGCTCTCGCTTGATCGCAAAGCGTCCTCACATCCGCCTCCGATAACGGTTTACACTCCATCAGCTGCTCGATCTGACGGTCCAGATCTCCGTTCGACGGCATCTTGAAAAGCCACCACCGATCCTATATACGAAAATTACGGCggataaagaagatgaatcgCCGGAGAATCTATCGGCCAGAGCTAAGATATCCGAATCGGAGAGATCAAATCCTCCTAGCTTCTCTGGTCTTCGATAGTTCgatgtctctctctctcacctgGCTGAGAAAAAATGgatattcgttttttttttttaaagactaaAAGTGGGTCGTGTCCAAATAGACAAagtataaatgttttatgaCCCGGTTAAGGTTCGGTTTTGTGTTAATTTTATTAGTCTCGCCAATTGTTATAAAacttatgattgttttttttctttggttcaaaataaaattttgagttttagttgttttttcttctgttaaatTCGTTGGTGTTTTCAACTTAATTCTAGTTGTTTTCGgtcaaattatcaaaaaaaaaaatgaaaaaaaaaagagagaattgagACCAAACCGGATCGGATTTGAATTGTGAACCGTTACACGTGGGTAGTTGGAGCAGAGCTATTGTCATTTGAACTTGTCTAAACGATAAGTATATATGGACAAATCATCTCCTCCTCTCATCCGGtaattataattagtcaactaatgttttcatattatgttttagatttgaCAAATTtgcttttaagtttttaatgtTGACATGATCGTCGACTATGAGGCAAGTTCCTCGTCGAACAAATGGGCCTGGAGAATCTGGTAGAGCGGCCCAtggtaacaaaaataaaagaagggGCGTTCCGAGAATtgaactcgggacctctcgcaccctaagcgagaatcataccactagaccaaacgCCCATTGATGATAGCTCTGacaatacatatttatatttagaaaacattttgaaCCATTAATTTTGCTATTAAATTGATGCAAATCAAACCTAATTAAAGTTTATCATCTAACACAGTATGAAAATTCATAGACCAAACATTTTTCCCTTGCATATTCTTCCCACTTGTAAGAAAATGTGACCGAGCTTTTTAGGTAAAATTAGGATATTATACTTTACTTACTACAAACGAATATTAATAAACCAGATTTAGTTTGAATAGACTGGAATATTATGTTTCGTTTTTATAACCTTAAATCAAATCCTCACTTACGCATAGGTAATGaaagttgaaagaaaaaaaaccctaactctGCTTTTTacttggtttttgatttaCATAATATTAAACCGGTAAGTTTGATTTggaattgaaaaataaaccaaTTTCGTACGTAACCTTCCATTTAGCTCCGAAGGTTCTGATTACATACAGACATGAAGATTTCTTTGGGTATATAAGCAAAACAAgctcctctctttttcttcttcttcctcgttcCGTTGCCTTACCCTCTTCCCTCCTCCGCTTCCAAAATCAGCGAGAGAGGGAGACACatagagagacagagagattgCTCCTAATCAGAAGCAATCTCACCATTGAATCATCTATTTTCTACCAAAAGGAagcttcttttgcttttcattTTGCCAAGTTTCCGTCTAAATCTCTCTACTTTAAAACTCCGGCGGCCAACGTTTCCACCGATCCTCCGACTTCTTTCCGAGTTTCATCTTCTAACAAAGGAACGAAGAAGCTCTCTTCACCGTTTGAGTAACGTGATCCGGTCTACAAAggttttaaatcaaaatctcttgCTCAGAATTTTTCCTCGTTTTTTGTGATTTCTCTTAAGATTTTCCGATGAGAGATCTATTACTTGGGACAACGATTCCGAGCTATTTCTCTTGGCTTGGACTATTTCCACGGTTCTTAGTTTGGTTTGGCTTCTTAAAagcctcttttttttgttcttccagAAATCAGTCTGCGGGAGAAAGTGGAAGAAGactgaagatgaagagagcTAGAGAAGATGTTCACACTGACACTCAAAAGCGAAAGCCTGAAGTTTCGTCTCGAGGAGAAACGTAACTCTCTTACTCGATAAACccaattttttattgtttgttcttttcaattttacaTTTGTTCGGTAGTCCACAAGTTATATTCTTCAATGTAGTTTGATGCAATTGAAATGTGTAAGAGTATTTGAAAGTTACATGTGTTTGTGCTATGCAGAAACAAGCTACCTCGAACCATCGATGCCCTAACGTATCTCAAAGCTGTGAAGGATATTTTTCACGACAATAAAGAGAAATATGAGTCATTCCTGGAGCTCATGAAGGAGTTCAAAGCTCAGACGTATTTTTACTTcgcttctcttcttgtttagtttcattttgCCTTTCTTATGTGTTGTATTGTGGATGTCACATTGTGAACTGCGTATACTCATGGTGTCTTATCTTGGTTGCAGAATCGACACTAATGGTGTCATAGAAAGGATTAAAGTGTTGTTCAAGGGTTACAGGGACCTACTTTTGGGTTTTAATACTTTCTTGCCCAAAGGGTATAAAATAACCCTTCTGCCAGAGGAAGAGAAGCCTAAGATCCGGGTGGATTTCAAAGACGCTATCGGTTTCGTCACCAAGATTAAGGTATGGATGTAATATGGTACTAAATGGCATACTAAGGTAATGATGATTTATATCAGTTAAGGTTTACTGGGGTTTCTACTTTTGCAGACGAGGTTTGGAGATGATGAACATGCGTATAAACGGTTTCTAGACATCTTGAACTTGTatagaaaggagaaaaagtcCATCTCTGAGGTCTACGAAGaggtatgtttttttattactgCACAGAGTGTTAATTCTTCTGATTTTCTGCTtcacattttatttgttagagTCACAGTTTTTAGTGTATTTCTCTGATATCATCTGTTGGTGTAGGTTACTATGTTATTCAAGGGTCATGAAGATCTGCTTATGGAGTTCGTTAATTTCTTACCTAATTGTCCAGAATCAGCTCCCTCGACAAAGAATGCAGTACCGCGTCACAAGGGCACTGCAACTACTGCCATGCATTCTGATAAGGTTACTCTTATTCATCTTTATTAAAGGATATAATTTTTGCAGTTAGTAAGGTTTTAATAGATGTTCATGGTAACAAAACTCCATTATGGCCATACATCCTTTCCTCCACTGTTTTAAGAgtcttataaattaaaatcaaaattagcCATTATGATACAGAATTTATATAGGGAGTTTTTGAGTGAAATGTTGATATAGACTCTTATCTGCcacagaaaagaaaacaacgaTGTAAGCTTGAGGATTATTCTGGACACTCTGATCAACGAGAAGATGGTGATGAGAATCTTGTCACTTGCTCCGCTGGTAATTCTCTTGAATGTAAATATTTGGATGGCCTGTTACATTTCTTCTATAGTTCAGCTTTATGATTGTGAAAATGTCTTTCAGTACCTAGTGAATTTAATATAAGCAAGCAAGTGATATATGTCTCAAACGTGCCCTCATCTTGAGTACTATGACCATGAtcagttttttctttgcttatgACTTAAACAGTCAGTGGTTTGTATCCGGTTCTGAGGTCCATGTTAATTTTTGCAGACTCCCCTGTCGGGGAAGGTCAGCCAGGATACTTTCGAGATTATGAAAATAGAGAAGATACTGAAACAGATACAGCAGATAGAACTGAAAAAAGTGCAGCATCTGGCAGTCAAGATATCGGAAATCACAAATCGACTACCAAGTATGTGGGAACACCTATAAATGAGCTTGATCTTTCTGAATGCACTCAGTGTACCCCAAGTTATCGACTCCTGCCAAAGGATGTGGGTATTTTCCTTAATAATATTGTTCTACTACACTGTAATTACTGTATCATTTCGTTCTCTTATAAACATATGGTGGTCTTTTTCCCATGCAGTATGCAGTTGAGATCCCAAGCTACAGAAATACACTTGGTAAAAAGACACTCAATGACCACTTGGTATCTGTCACTTCAGGGAGTGAAGATTACTCATTCAGTCATATGCGCAAAAACCAGTATGAAGAAAGCTTGTTTCGGTGTGAGGATGACAGGTATGATCTGGTAGTTTGATGacaaattttgttatcaaCTTGGTATATACAGTACAGTAGGTTATTGTATCCTCTTTCTATATCCATATAGACTTTGACTATAACTTTAGCATGCTTAAGTTTATCTTCTATATGGTTGGGACTTCTCTCCTTTCATTTAGACTTTTGTCTGGAACCTATAAATGAAGAAATGgtgattttttgttattggtaGAATCCCCCAGTTTAACATTTCTGTAATTTGTGTTCAGGTATGAAATGGACATGTTACTAGGATCTGTAAGTTCAGCCATTAAACAGGTGGAAATCCTTCTCGAAAAGATGAACAACAACACTATCTCAGTAGACTCTACTATATGTATCGAAAAACACTTATCAGGTAAGTTTTTAGTTTGGAACAAATCTAGTGTGGCTATTGTCCTTCCTTCATTTATTTGTGCTAATAACTTTCTATGTGATTGTATCTAATAGCTATGAACTTAAGATGCATTGAGCGGTTATACGGTGATAATGGGCTTGATGTCATGGatcttttgaagaagaatatgCATAGCGCTTTACCGGTGATACTAACGCGCTTGAAgcagaagcaagaagaatggGCAAGGTGCCATTCTGATTTCCAGAAAGTTTGGGCAGAAGTATATGCTAAGAATCACCATAAGTCACTAGATCATCGTAGTTTCTATTTCAAGCAGCAGGACTCCAAGAACTTGAGCACAAAATGTAAGCttctttatcaaatttttactTAATAAGTTCATTATgacaaaatctaaacttaCTTTAGGTTTGATAAAACCACTTGACCTGGCCACATACTTAAATTTCGTGATTTTGAAGAGAGGAGGATGATTAAGCCAGAGTGAAGTGaacacaaatttttatttatttcggAGTTCCAGTTTTGCATTAATGCAATTGTTTCCTTGTGTCCTTAAATGCAGGTTTAGTGGCAGAAGTGAAAGATATCAGTGAGAAAAAGCATCAAGAAGATCTGCTTCAAGCTATTGCTGTTAGAGTTATGCCCTTATTTACTCCTGATTTGGAGTTCAATTATTGTGATACACAAATTCACGAGGATCTATATCTGCTAATCAAGTATTACTGTGAAGAAATATGTGCCACTGAACAATCAGATAAGGTAATGAAGCTGTGGATAACCTTTTTGGAGCCCATCTTTGGCATTCTTTCGAGGTCTCAAGATAACCTTGCTCTGGAAGATGTGTCAAAGTTGAAAAACAACCGAGAATTGCAAGATGCATGTTTGGCAGTGAAGGAGACAGCTTCTGGGTCAAACCGTAAACATCCAATATCCCCGAAACGACTGAGCAAAGATAATACAAAAATGCAAGGAAGTTCTTCTCGGGAAGATGTCTCAGCCAATATAAAAGTGAAAACTGCCCAGCCCGATAAGCTTCAGGATGATGCAGCTATGACTAATGAGGTAACTCCTTGTGTGGAGCTTTTTATAACTTAGTTCGTATGCACTTCAGTTGtgatgaaatgaaatgaaaggTTACCTTTCTTAGTTACCAAATTGAAAACTTGATGAGTAATCATTAGAGACCAGTCATGATTGTATCTATTTATAAGACTTTACATAGATTACcctaattttggtttatggtCCACAGGTTATCCAGTCTTCCAAATTTGTGTCACCCAAAAATGACCAGATAATGGAGGATGAAGGGAATCATATGGTTAACGCAGCATCGGTGGAAAAGCATGAGCTAGAAGAGGGTGAATTATCTCCCACCGCCAGTCGTGAGCAAAGCAACTTTGAGGTTAATGGACAGAATGCCTTCAAGCCTTTACAAAAGGTGACGGACAATGTAAGAAGCAATAAAGACAAGCAAAGTTGTGATAAAAAGggagcaaagaacaaaactcgCGCTGAAGAtgacaaacaagaaaattgtCACAAGTTATCAGAGAATAATAAGACTGCCTCTGAAATGCTTGTTTCAGGAACCAAGGTTAGTTGTCATGAAGAGAACAACAGAGTTATGAACTGTAATGGGCGTGGTAGTGTGGCTGGAGAGATGGCTAATGGAAATCAAGGTGAAGATGGATCCTTCGCATTTTCAGAACGGTTTCTGCAAACTGTAAAACCTGTTGCCAAGCATCTGTCTTGGCCATTGCAAGCTAGTGAAACTTGCTCCCAGAATGATTCTCAAGTTTTTTACGGGAATGATTCCTATTATGTGCTATTTAGGCTTCATCAAGTAAGGACTGTTTGAAGCAAGCTTCTTGAGTATTTAATATGATGGTTTCCCTATCCCGTGCTAATTGCTATGTACTTATGTTGATTTCCAGATGTTGTACGAGAGAATACAAACAGCAAAGAAACATTCagaaaagaaatggaaggCTGCAGATAACACGACTCCTGATTCTTATCCCAGGTGATTTCTCTTCCAAGTTAATAGCTTTACTTGAAAAAACAATTCCTTACTGATATTCAAAGCATAACACGTTTAGGTTCATGGATGCACTCTATAATTTACTTGACGGTTCTATTGACAATACAAAGTTTGAAGATGAGTGCCGAGCTATTTTTGGAGCACAGTCATATGTTCTTTTCACATTGGACAAGCTAGTTCAGAAGTTTGTTAAGCATGTAAGCAAAACTAGTGTCTTGTCTTCTTGACTCTCTACTtccattctctcttttatttctctctttcctctgaTCATTTGGGATGGTTTGTGGATACGCTTCAGCTCCATTCGGTTGCATCTGATGAAACAGACACCAAGCTTCTGCAACTACATGCGTATGAGAACTACAGAAAACCTGGAAAATTCTTTGATCTAGTGTATCATGAGAATGCATGTGCCCTCCTCCATGAGGCAAACATATACCGGATCAGATATGTAGGTTTCTCTTAACTACGCATATATGTCCATTCAAATTCCGTAATTTATTAATACTACTTTGGAACTGATTGCAGTCATCAGAAGGAACACGTCTCTCGATTCAGCTTATGAACAGTGGGAACAATCAGCTTGAAGTAATGGGTGTAGCGATGGAGCCGGCATTTGCAGATTatctacaaaataaatgtCTGAAATCCGTCAATGATGAAGAGAATCACGGACTGTTTCTGAACAGGTGACTGAAGCATGATAAGAGCGtattggtatatatattcttttggtTGTGAAGTAACGTATAACTAAACTCTCTGCaggaacaaaaagaaattcacCAGCTTAGATGAATCTAGGGGGATGCCTGTTGCGATGGAAAGATTGAATATTATCAACGAGATGGAATGTAGGATGGCTTGCAGTTCTTCAAAGGTACAACATATAATGAAATTCTCTTTGCAAGACTTGCAGTctgaaatgtatatatgtggATGACTGAAACTTACTTTTCCCAATGATTCAACTGCTGTAGGTGAAGTACGTAGCAAATACATCAGATCTTTTGTACAGAAGCAAACAGGGGAAACCGAATTCAAGAGTTAGTGAAAtcttgaaacagagaagaataTCGCGGTTTCACATAATGCTGAATTGCAGACTTTGTGCCTTGCCTCTATAAACTGGTACCTGCTCCAATTCCATTAAATTCGATCTCTTACATTTACACAAAGGCTGTGAGATCTTCCTCGATATAACTGTTCTGTTTCAGGTGTTAGTGTGGAGGTCCTTAATGGTAAAGACTCTTTGGCTCTTAAAGATTATGCAAACTTTTGGTGGTAGAAAAGAAGTTAACTTGTTTTTAAAGTGACATGGACTGGGATCATATGGCTCATGATTCACTACGCGGCTACtccacattttttgtttgtttttcttttttctttttgcgtTTGGAGCCGTCAGTTTTGGTGTATAGTTGTATTAGAATATGTGATACGAAAGTTGCCAAAATCGAAAGACTCTCATTTTGTTCATTCAACGTCTACCtcctttaaaaaaattgtcatcACAAAGATAAAATGTTGTAACTACCACAATCATGcctaaaaaactaaaaaattaattaaaccaTAATCACCATATCCAAGTTATTAATAATATACGACACGCGTAGACCAATACCTAGTAAgcgtatatatatgtagagcCAAACCTTTTTCCAAACTCAAAACACTA
This sequence is a window from Arabidopsis thaliana chromosome 1 sequence. Protein-coding genes within it:
- the PP2A-2 gene encoding protein phosphatase 2A-2, with amino-acid sequence MPSNGDLDRQIEQLMECKPLSEADVRTLCDQARAILVEEYNVQPVKCPVTVCGDIHGQFYDLIELFRIGGNAPDTNYLFMGDYVDRGYYSVETVSLLVALKVRYRDRLTILRGNHESRQITQVYGFYDECLRKYGNANVWKYFTDLFDYLPLTALIESQVFCLHGGLSPSLDTLDNIRSLDRIQEVPHEGPMCDLLWSDPDDRCGWGISPRGAGYTFGQDIAAQFNHNNGLSLISRAHQLVMEGFNWCQDKNVVTVFSAPNYCYRCGNMAAILEIGENMEQNFLQFDPAPRQVEPDTTRKTPDYFL
- the SNL6 gene encoding paired amphipathic helix Sin3-like protein — protein: MRDLLLGTTIPSYFSWLGLFPRFLVWFGFLKASFFCSSRNQSAGESGRRLKMKRAREDVHTDTQKRKPEVSSRGETNKLPRTIDALTYLKAVKDIFHDNKEKYESFLELMKEFKAQTIDTNGVIERIKVLFKGYRDLLLGFNTFLPKGYKITLLPEEEKPKIRVDFKDAIGFVTKIKTRFGDDEHAYKRFLDILNLYRKEKKSISEVYEEVTMLFKGHEDLLMEFVNFLPNCPESAPSTKNAVPRHKGTATTAMHSDKKRKQRCKLEDYSGHSDQREDGDENLVTCSADSPVGEGQPGYFRDYENREDTETDTADRTEKSAASGSQDIGNHKSTTKYVGTPINELDLSECTQCTPSYRLLPKDYAVEIPSYRNTLGKKTLNDHLVSVTSGSEDYSFSHMRKNQYEESLFRCEDDRYEMDMLLGSVSSAIKQVEILLEKMNNNTISVDSTICIEKHLSAMNLRCIERLYGDNGLDVMDLLKKNMHSALPVILTRLKQKQEEWARCHSDFQKVWAEVYAKNHHKSLDHRSFYFKQQDSKNLSTKCLVAEVKDISEKKHQEDLLQAIAVRVMPLFTPDLEFNYCDTQIHEDLYLLIKYYCEEICATEQSDKVMKLWITFLEPIFGILSRSQDNLALEDVSKLKNNRELQDACLAVKETASGSNRKHPISPKRLSKDNTKMQGSSSREDVSANIKVKTAQPDKLQDDAAMTNEVIQSSKFVSPKNDQIMEDEGNHMVNAASVEKHELEEGELSPTASREQSNFEVNGQNAFKPLQKVTDNVRSNKDKQSCDKKGAKNKTRAEDDKQENCHKLSENNKTASEMLVSGTKVSCHEENNRVMNCNGRGSVAGEMANGNQGEDGSFAFSERFLQTVKPVAKHLSWPLQASETCSQNDSQVFYGNDSYYVLFRLHQMLYERIQTAKKHSEKKWKAADNTTPDSYPRFMDALYNLLDGSIDNTKFEDECRAIFGAQSYVLFTLDKLVQKFVKHLHSVASDETDTKLLQLHAYENYRKPGKFFDLVYHENACALLHEANIYRIRYSSEGTRLSIQLMNSGNNQLEVMGVAMEPAFADYLQNKCLKSVNDEENHGLFLNRNKKKFTSLDESRGMPVAMERLNIINEMECRMACSSSKVKYVANTSDLLYRSKQGKPNSRVSEILKQRRISRFHIMLNCRLCALPL
- the SNL6 gene encoding paired amphipathic helix Sin3-like protein; its protein translation is MKRAREDVHTDTQKRKPEVSSRGETNKLPRTIDALTYLKAVKDIFHDNKEKYESFLELMKEFKAQTIDTNGVIERIKVLFKGYRDLLLGFNTFLPKGYKITLLPEEEKPKIRVDFKDAIGFVTKIKTRFGDDEHAYKRFLDILNLYRKEKKSISEVYEEVTMLFKGHEDLLMEFVNFLPNCPESAPSTKNAVPRHKGTATTAMHSDKKRKQRCKLEDYSGHSDQREDGDENLVTCSADSPVGEGQPGYFRDYENREDTETDTADRTEKSAASGSQDIGNHKSTTKYVGTPINELDLSECTQCTPSYRLLPKDYAVEIPSYRNTLGKKTLNDHLVSVTSGSEDYSFSHMRKNQYEESLFRCEDDRYEMDMLLGSVSSAIKQVEILLEKMNNNTISVDSTICIEKHLSAMNLRCIERLYGDNGLDVMDLLKKNMHSALPVILTRLKQKQEEWARCHSDFQKVWAEVYAKNHHKSLDHRSFYFKQQDSKNLSTKCLVAEVKDISEKKHQEDLLQAIAVRVMPLFTPDLEFNYCDTQIHEDLYLLIKYYCEEICATEQSDKVMKLWITFLEPIFGILSRSQDNLALEDVSKLKNNRELQDACLAVKETASGSNRKHPISPKRLSKDNTKMQGSSSREDVSANIKVKTAQPDKLQDDAAMTNEVIQSSKFVSPKNDQIMEDEGNHMVNAASVEKHELEEGELSPTASREQSNFEVNGQNAFKPLQKVTDNVRSNKDKQSCDKKGAKNKTRAEDDKQENCHKLSENNKTASEMLVSGTKVSCHEENNRVMNCNGRGSVAGEMANGNQGEDGSFAFSERFLQTVKPVAKHLSWPLQASETCSQNDSQVFYGNDSYYVLFRLHQMLYERIQTAKKHSEKKWKAADNTTPDSYPRFMDALYNLLDGSIDNTKFEDECRAIFGAQSYVLFTLDKLVQKFVKHLHSVASDETDTKLLQLHAYENYRKPGKFFDLVYHENACALLHEANIYRIRYSSEGTRLSIQLMNSGNNQLEVMGVAMEPAFADYLQNKCLKSVNDEENHGLFLNRNKKKFTSLDESRGMPVAMERLNIINEMECRMACSSSKVKYVANTSDLLYRSKQGKPNSRVSEILKQRRISRFHIMLNCRLCALPL